A section of the Malus sylvestris chromosome 17, drMalSylv7.2, whole genome shotgun sequence genome encodes:
- the LOC126611180 gene encoding uncharacterized protein LOC126611180 translates to MGADWLHYNRAHIDCYGKSVTFLRPGLPEVTFVGERSGVRNGVISAMKAKKLLSKGCQGYLAHVVLNDVVPSSVEEVGVVRHYPDVFPDDLPGLPPDRDVEFSIDLLPGSS, encoded by the exons atgg gggcagattggttgcattataatcgtgcccatatagattgttacgggaaatcagttacttttcttcgtcctggactaccagaagttacttttgtgggtgaaagaagtggAGTGAGaaatggtgttatttctgccatgaaagcaaagaagttgttatcaaaaggttgtcaaggatacttggcacatgtggtgttaaatgatgttgttcctagcagtgtggaggaagttggagtagtcaggcactatcctgatgtattccctgatgatttgcctggattgccgccagacagagatgtggaattttctattgatttgcttccag gttctagttaa
- the LOC126611184 gene encoding uncharacterized protein LOC126611184: MILWSGGGTAMVVPRRPSWRTPMCLASNVNTEELRAQLGQLHSEAGTARAKANNARLRLLRLSEAAEKLKRQAAINVQTGKEDDARELLFQKKKVMEALEKSKHRIEFLDELSTKLNEAISLKEGQLIGNVSLDLEVVREDAFSPVRIVSPAAEVAENLEVGKEFVSNDLKEETPLLKDNQASLPVEPEGEDLREPLNRGAWNEDETISSLKGITSFDSFLEHLDHQLKKIEAELITILRISTLVVDSQEKSRNFKVQKTMELLDSVSGVRERISSIKMANVEAR; encoded by the exons atgatACTCTGGAGTGGTGGTGGAACAGCCATGGTTGTTCCTCGGAGACCTTCATGGAGGACGCCCATGTGCTTGGCTTCCAACGTCAACACAGAGGAGCTACGTGCCCAGCTCGGTCAGCTCCACTCTGAGGCTGGGACCGCCAGAGCCAAag CAAACAATGCAAGATTGAGGCTTTTGCGACTCTCAGAGGCAGCCGAGAAGCTGAAACGGCAAGCAGCTATTAATGTCCAAACTGGGAAGGAAGACGATGCGAGGGAGCTGCTCTTTCAGAAGAAAAAGGTCATGGAAGCATTGGAGAAGTCAAAGCACCGCATAGAATTTCTCGATGAACTTtccacaaagcttaatgag GCAATTTCTCTGAAAGAAGGGCAGCTAATCGGGAATGTTTCTTTGGATCTTGAAGTTGTCAGAGAAGATGCTTTTAGTCCAGTTCGAATTGTATCACCCGCAGCTGAAGTTGCAGAAAATTTGGAGGTGGGCAAAGAATTTGTCTCAAATGATCTGAAAGAAGAAACACCGCTTCTTAAAGACAATCAAGCAAGCTTACCTGTTGAGCCAGAAGGGGAGGACCTTCGAGAACCTTTAAACAGGGGAGCTTGGAATGAAGATGAGACAATTAGTAGCTTGAAGGGAATAACATCTTTCGATAGTTTCTTAGAACATCTGGATCATCAACTCAAAAAAATTGAAGCAGAACTTATCACCATATTGAGGATCTCAACCTTGGTAGTGGACAGCCAGGAGAAATCAAGAAATTTTAAAGTGCAAAAAACGATGGAACTTCTTGATAGTGTCTCAGGCGTTAGAGAGAG GATTTCAAGCATCAAGATGGCAAATGTGGAGGCCAGATAA